The DNA region tagGAAGCGGGTCAGGGGTTTGTAAGAGGGTTGGAAAATACcgtgagaaaaaaaaagatataccAGAACATTATCAAGGTAAACAACTATAATCATGTtacatgtatattaaaaattaaccaCTAAATCATTCAtcgatataaaatataatagatATTAAAATACAATATACAGATTGAAATGAGTCAAACTATACCTATATTTACACAAATAAATATACACAATtatataataactgatttttagtgtatatcatatttttgaaaaaaatgttataaacttataaagtgaaaaaatgtgtatttttaatacatttattgTGTTACGGTCTGGCCCGGCCATTTGCAGGTCAACCCGACCCACTGAGGACCCAACCCGAACGGTCGGACACGCAATGCTCGCCACGCAACCCACACACGCGTCCTTGACAACTCTCCACTACAGTTGTGAGGAAGCTTCAAGGAAGGTGGGCCCGCTCttgcagggcccacctctgacacggtataaatgGGGAAGGACCAGCCCTTCCCacaaggtacgtcacataccacCTACCCACCTTTTGCCTGCACACTAACTGACTAGGGCGTCGGAGTGtttttgcaggtgacacccccctttTCTCTCCACATCGAGACCTCGTCTTCCTGGCTGATCACCTCCTGCACAGTCACACCGATCAAGGCGTTTCCACCATCTCAAATCCCCCTCCCGAACCGTCCGATAACCGACTAACCGTACATTGGCACCGTCTGTGGGAAACGCCTAGATGGACATCGCAACTGGTGCGGCAGAGCTCGACGGCAAGGCTAATCCCAGGGGGGTTGCCTCCGCGGCTTCATCCAGAGCATGAGCAAGATCCCCCCCACGACGGGCCGGGACGACCGTACGAGCTGCCGAAGGGCGCCCCTCGGGGGAACCGGCAGCGACAGCGCCCGAATAATGCAAGAGCTGTGCCACAGGGTGCAAAATCTGGAGCGTCAGCTGGCGGAACAGGAACACACCTAGCACACCTCTGACCCAAACTATTCCCCTTCTCCCGGGAGTCGGGAAAGGACCTCCCAAAGAAGCCACTCCCGGCGTGCGTCCAGCCCGGTATATGAGACTAGAAGTTGTCAGGAAGAGGGCGAGCGCCCGAGGAGACGACGCGACCCCCTCATATACTCCGAAACAGAAGAAAACGAGCTAACAAAGAAGAACGCAAAAGGGACGAAGGCAGGTCCGAGAGAACGCGACAACCTGTAATAATGGGTGCAACCCCGTTCCACCATTCCGTCCTCGAGGTCCAGCTGCCAAAGCATTTTGACAAGccgacggacatgaggtacgatgggACACAAGACCCCCTGGAACATctgacggccttcgaggccaggatgaacttaGAAAGGGTAGGAGAGGAGGTCCGATGTCACGCCTTCCCGGTCACCCTGGCAGGACCCGCGGTTCGGTGGTTTAACGGCCTCCCACAGGGGTCCATCTATAGGTTTTCAAACATCAGCCGTGCCTTCTTAGCTCAATTCACAACCCAGATAGCAAAGGCAAAGCACCTGATCAACCTACTCGGGGTAACCCAGAGGCCCGGGGAGACGACCAGGAAATACCTGGACCCGTTCAACGACGAGTGCTTGGAGATCGACGGCTtaaccgactcggtggccagCCTTTGTC from Arachis hypogaea cultivar Tifrunner chromosome 10, arahy.Tifrunner.gnm2.J5K5, whole genome shotgun sequence includes:
- the LOC112717736 gene encoding uncharacterized protein encodes the protein MGATPFHHSVLEVQLPKHFDKPTDMRYDGTQDPLEHLTAFEARMNLERVGEEVRCHAFPVTLAGPAVRWFNGLPQGSIYRFSNISRAFLAQFTTQIAKAKHLINLLGVTQRPGETTRKYLDPFNDECLEIDGLTDSVASLCLMNDFLNEDFRKHLTTKPVWTMHEIQTVAKEYINNEEVSRVVAANKR